The following proteins come from a genomic window of Actinomarinicola tropica:
- a CDS encoding type I polyketide synthase: MSTTDPSGVEPREISENDVAVVGISGRFPGAPDVDVLWERVRRGEDCLRDLSREELLAAGIPRATVDDPSYVRRTGALDGVDLFDAGFFGIGPRDAAVMDPQHRHFLECAWEALESAAVDPSRFDGAIGVFAGSGMNTYLVHCLLANPQLVDELGWFLLRHTGNDKDFLSTLVSYKLDLRGPSINVQTACSTSLVAVHLAVQSLLGMECDLALAGGVTIEVPHGVGYRYHEGEILSPTGRCRAFDAASDGTVLTSGAAVVALRRLTDAWEDGDPILAVIKGSAVNNDGARKVSYLAPSVDGHADVVTEALAVAGLAPTDVQLVDAHGTGTALGDPIEVAALSAAFDGGGRRGWCRLTSTKPNVGHLDTAAGAASLIKVVQALRHRTLPPMANHTAPSPLVDLDGSPFTLSGEASPWEVDGVRRAGVSSLGVGGTNAHVVVEEAPERRATARRARPEVLLLSARDDAALAASAARLADHLEGHPEADLGAVAHTLRAGRCAFPVRRAVGVADAADAVTRLRRVASGTVAQEGSPPRTVFLFPGGGSQHPGMGAGLDERFATFHRVREEVLAEVARHTDVDVRAGLAPDADPAHLDDPAVALPLVFATSLAMARQWMDLGVEPDAMLGHSLGEYVAAHLAGVLTLPDAVRLVVARSRLMSQVGGDRAAMLVVPLGEDDVADLLGPQVSLAVVNGPAECVLAGERDAVDAVAELLRGRDVETSRIPLAAAAHSVLLDPVLDEFREVARTVTFSEPTRPYVSNLTGSWVAPGEVTDPEHWVRHLRGTVRFADGLATVLGDGPTSTVELGPGHTLSATARRADHPPVLAVASMRHPRQAGDDTAAALEALGQRWALGLPVDLDALVATTPRVVLPTYPFQRQRHWIDPPDPSATPLVPAIGARTAAGPEVAEGPARIEDPTDMLWLEAWEPDPAAVEAVVRRWRVLAPTDELADLLVADLNAVAAEVRTHRDVDDLLRAPLADGDGVLLVGADRRDEADAAPFWLDAAVRLADHLGTAATSDHRLVLVGRGGLAVDGPAPAPWDALALGVARVAPREYPQVDTALVDVVVGDDPSAAVRAILDELRTPHVGRRVVAVRDGRPLTPRLASTTATGQVDGRLRDGGTYLVTGGLGGIGHTLARHLATAHGAILVLTTSRALPAGDARAEWLRTHGPSEPTSRRLRRIADLEATGARVEVVHADLADPAQVAAALDDAVARVGPLDGVVHAAGVLRDRLLATSTPDDATAVVAPKAGAAVHLVDELRRREVPLLLLVSSTSTVLAPAGQTAYVAANAVLDALAGTHGPLSVVTFASGMWAGTGMADEFARRAQLGLADGSPVEHPVFEELVAGRDGAIDVVGHLDPASQWILGEHRVEGHPVLPGTGHLELMVGAARISGASSTTVQLRTVALHEPLSVPDGDQVIVRVRVAAPGEGRREVRLESAPDGASWRLHSTAELVVDGAEVDTRRVEDPLAGVPRSVVDPLEGQRDHLGLGLHWSPPTEVARGADVLSGRVVAAVSEDRSPWVADPALLDAATGLAVQLVRQPGDDALFVPIGYRSVEWRGPVPREVEVVVRRTAGEPSACDVDVLGAGREPLVRIHGLELWRLEGERTLAASAVPDDVDARGGALAGLASSTGITPDEGVRLVELVLADGRPRLLASSVDLPALVAAADAPVATAVSPDVAGGADGGPTIERLAAMWAELLGVAPGPHDDFFDLGGHSLLAIRLVARLGRAFGVDMALTDVLAAPTLSEMAAFVDAHSKVPSTARSPIVPIAEGGAGTPLVIVHGAGGSVVFLWSLARALADERPVLGIQAVGVDGQEEPDPSIDAMADRYAAALQATLPGPYLLGGYSGGGLVALEVANRLRDLGAEVPRVVLFDSVPPGCASPRRRERVRNVLRHLAAGRVRGVAPYLTTLIRHGFRMPPVLDPDLDGSHVNLFDHFSAVAEQHRLGSYPVDVTLLKADQVWPIQPHDYYWTGHITGDLDVVSVPGDHFSMFSPGRVPQLAAEVRRALRGL; the protein is encoded by the coding sequence ATGAGCACGACCGATCCGTCCGGCGTCGAGCCCCGCGAGATCTCCGAGAACGACGTCGCCGTCGTCGGCATCTCCGGTCGCTTCCCCGGTGCTCCCGACGTCGACGTCCTCTGGGAGCGGGTGCGACGAGGCGAGGACTGCCTCCGGGACCTCAGCAGGGAGGAGCTCCTCGCCGCCGGCATCCCGCGCGCCACGGTCGACGACCCGAGCTACGTGCGTCGCACCGGCGCCCTCGACGGCGTCGACCTGTTCGACGCCGGGTTCTTCGGGATCGGGCCGCGCGACGCCGCCGTGATGGATCCCCAGCACCGGCACTTCCTCGAGTGCGCGTGGGAGGCGCTCGAGTCCGCAGCGGTCGACCCGTCCCGGTTCGACGGGGCGATCGGCGTGTTCGCCGGGTCGGGCATGAACACCTACCTGGTGCACTGCCTGCTCGCGAACCCCCAGCTGGTGGACGAGCTGGGCTGGTTCCTCCTGCGCCACACCGGCAACGACAAGGACTTCCTGTCGACCCTCGTCTCCTACAAGCTCGACCTGCGGGGTCCGTCGATCAACGTGCAGACGGCGTGCTCCACGTCGCTCGTGGCGGTGCACCTCGCGGTGCAGAGCCTGCTCGGGATGGAGTGCGACCTGGCACTGGCCGGCGGCGTCACGATCGAGGTGCCCCACGGCGTCGGCTACCGCTACCACGAGGGGGAGATCCTCTCGCCGACCGGTCGGTGCCGGGCCTTCGACGCCGCGTCCGACGGCACGGTGCTCACGAGCGGCGCCGCCGTCGTCGCGCTGCGCCGCCTCACCGACGCGTGGGAGGACGGCGACCCGATCCTCGCCGTCATCAAGGGGTCGGCGGTCAACAACGACGGCGCGCGGAAGGTGTCCTACCTGGCGCCGAGCGTCGACGGCCACGCCGACGTCGTCACCGAGGCGCTGGCCGTCGCCGGCTTGGCGCCCACCGACGTCCAGCTCGTCGACGCCCACGGCACCGGCACCGCGCTCGGTGACCCGATCGAGGTCGCCGCGCTGTCGGCGGCGTTCGACGGCGGGGGTCGGCGCGGTTGGTGCCGGCTCACGTCGACCAAGCCCAACGTCGGCCACCTCGACACGGCCGCCGGGGCGGCGTCGCTCATCAAGGTGGTCCAGGCGCTGCGCCACCGCACGCTGCCGCCGATGGCGAATCACACGGCGCCCAGCCCGCTCGTCGACCTGGACGGGTCGCCGTTCACGTTGAGCGGGGAGGCCTCGCCGTGGGAGGTCGACGGCGTGCGCCGGGCGGGCGTCAGCTCGCTCGGCGTCGGTGGCACCAACGCCCACGTCGTGGTGGAGGAGGCCCCGGAGCGACGGGCTACGGCGCGACGGGCACGGCCCGAGGTGCTGCTCCTCTCCGCCCGCGACGACGCCGCGCTCGCCGCGTCGGCCGCCCGGCTCGCCGATCACCTCGAGGGACACCCGGAGGCGGACCTCGGCGCGGTCGCCCACACCCTGCGGGCGGGTCGCTGCGCCTTCCCCGTGCGGCGGGCCGTCGGGGTCGCCGACGCCGCGGACGCCGTCACCCGGCTCCGGCGCGTCGCCTCGGGGACCGTCGCCCAGGAGGGCTCGCCGCCGCGCACCGTGTTCCTGTTCCCCGGCGGCGGCTCCCAGCACCCGGGGATGGGGGCCGGGCTCGACGAACGGTTCGCCACGTTCCACCGGGTGCGGGAGGAGGTCCTCGCGGAGGTCGCGCGCCACACCGACGTCGACGTGCGCGCCGGGCTGGCGCCCGATGCCGACCCCGCCCACCTCGACGACCCCGCCGTCGCCCTCCCGCTGGTGTTCGCCACGTCGCTCGCGATGGCTCGGCAGTGGATGGACCTCGGCGTCGAGCCGGACGCCATGCTCGGCCACAGCCTCGGGGAGTACGTCGCGGCGCACCTCGCCGGCGTGCTCACCCTCCCCGATGCGGTGCGGTTGGTCGTCGCCCGCTCCCGCCTCATGTCGCAGGTCGGTGGCGACCGCGCCGCGATGCTGGTGGTCCCCCTCGGCGAGGACGACGTCGCCGACCTCCTCGGGCCGCAGGTCTCCCTGGCGGTCGTCAACGGTCCGGCCGAGTGCGTCCTCGCGGGGGAGCGCGACGCCGTCGACGCGGTGGCGGAGCTGCTGCGGGGCAGGGACGTCGAGACGTCGCGCATCCCCCTCGCCGCGGCCGCGCACAGCGTCCTGCTCGACCCCGTGCTCGACGAGTTCCGAGAGGTGGCCCGGACGGTCACCTTCTCGGAGCCGACCCGTCCCTACGTCTCGAACCTCACCGGCTCGTGGGTCGCTCCTGGTGAGGTCACCGATCCGGAGCACTGGGTGCGTCACCTGCGCGGCACCGTGCGCTTCGCCGACGGCCTGGCCACGGTGCTCGGGGACGGTCCCACGTCGACGGTCGAGCTCGGGCCGGGGCACACCCTCTCCGCCACGGCCCGCCGGGCGGACCATCCGCCCGTGCTCGCCGTGGCGTCGATGCGGCACCCGCGTCAGGCCGGTGACGACACCGCGGCGGCCCTCGAGGCGCTGGGACAGCGGTGGGCGCTCGGGCTCCCGGTCGACCTCGACGCCCTCGTCGCCACGACGCCCCGCGTCGTCCTGCCCACGTACCCGTTCCAGCGGCAGCGCCACTGGATCGACCCGCCCGACCCGTCGGCCACACCGCTGGTGCCCGCGATCGGCGCCCGCACCGCCGCCGGACCCGAGGTCGCCGAGGGGCCGGCGCGGATCGAGGATCCGACCGACATGCTCTGGCTCGAGGCGTGGGAGCCGGATCCGGCCGCGGTCGAGGCCGTCGTACGGCGGTGGCGGGTCCTGGCCCCGACCGACGAGCTGGCCGACCTCCTCGTCGCGGACCTGAACGCGGTCGCCGCCGAGGTGCGCACGCACCGCGACGTCGACGACCTGCTGCGCGCCCCGCTCGCCGACGGTGACGGGGTGCTCCTCGTCGGGGCCGACCGGCGCGACGAGGCGGACGCCGCGCCGTTCTGGCTCGACGCCGCCGTGCGCCTCGCCGACCACCTCGGCACCGCCGCCACGTCCGACCACCGTCTGGTCCTGGTCGGGCGCGGCGGGCTCGCCGTGGACGGACCGGCGCCCGCCCCGTGGGACGCGCTGGCGCTCGGCGTGGCACGCGTGGCGCCGCGCGAGTACCCGCAGGTCGACACGGCGCTGGTCGACGTGGTCGTCGGCGACGACCCCTCCGCGGCGGTGCGCGCCATCCTCGACGAGCTCCGGACCCCCCACGTCGGCCGGCGTGTCGTCGCAGTGCGCGACGGGCGGCCGCTGACGCCCCGCCTCGCCTCGACCACTGCCACCGGCCAGGTCGACGGGCGCCTCCGGGACGGGGGGACGTACCTGGTCACCGGCGGCCTGGGCGGCATCGGCCACACCCTCGCCCGGCACCTGGCCACCGCCCACGGCGCCATCCTGGTGCTCACCACGAGCCGGGCCCTGCCGGCGGGCGACGCCCGGGCGGAGTGGCTGCGCACCCACGGCCCGTCCGAACCGACGAGTCGCCGGCTGCGTCGCATCGCCGACCTCGAGGCGACGGGCGCGCGCGTCGAGGTCGTCCACGCCGACCTCGCCGACCCCGCGCAGGTGGCGGCGGCCCTCGACGACGCCGTGGCCCGGGTGGGTCCGCTCGACGGCGTGGTGCACGCCGCGGGCGTGCTGCGCGACCGGCTCCTCGCCACGTCGACACCTGACGACGCCACCGCCGTCGTCGCGCCGAAGGCCGGCGCTGCGGTGCACCTCGTCGACGAGCTGCGCCGCCGGGAGGTCCCCCTCCTGCTGCTCGTGTCGTCGACGTCCACCGTCCTCGCCCCCGCCGGCCAGACGGCGTACGTGGCGGCGAACGCCGTCCTCGACGCCCTCGCCGGGACGCACGGCCCGCTGTCGGTGGTCACGTTCGCCTCCGGCATGTGGGCGGGCACCGGCATGGCCGACGAGTTCGCACGGCGTGCGCAGCTCGGCCTCGCGGACGGTTCGCCCGTCGAGCACCCGGTGTTCGAGGAGCTCGTCGCCGGCCGCGACGGCGCGATCGACGTCGTCGGCCACCTCGATCCCGCCTCGCAGTGGATCCTCGGCGAGCACCGCGTCGAGGGGCATCCAGTGCTCCCCGGCACGGGTCACCTGGAGCTGATGGTCGGCGCCGCCCGGATCTCCGGTGCCTCCAGCACGACGGTCCAGCTCCGGACGGTCGCCCTCCACGAGCCGCTGTCCGTCCCCGACGGGGACCAGGTGATCGTGCGTGTGCGCGTCGCCGCTCCCGGCGAGGGACGCCGAGAGGTGCGCCTCGAGAGCGCGCCCGACGGCGCCAGCTGGCGGCTCCACAGCACCGCCGAGCTGGTGGTCGACGGCGCAGAGGTCGACACGCGACGCGTCGAGGACCCGCTGGCCGGCGTGCCACGGAGCGTCGTCGACCCCCTCGAGGGCCAGCGGGACCACCTCGGCCTGGGGCTTCACTGGTCGCCGCCGACCGAGGTGGCGCGCGGCGCCGACGTCCTCAGCGGTCGCGTCGTCGCCGCCGTTTCGGAGGACCGCTCACCCTGGGTCGCCGACCCCGCGCTGCTCGACGCGGCCACGGGGCTCGCCGTGCAGCTGGTGCGGCAGCCGGGCGACGACGCGCTCTTCGTGCCCATCGGCTACCGCTCGGTCGAGTGGCGCGGCCCGGTGCCGCGCGAGGTCGAGGTCGTGGTCCGGCGCACGGCGGGCGAGCCGTCGGCCTGCGACGTCGATGTGCTCGGTGCCGGCCGCGAGCCGCTCGTCCGCATCCACGGCCTCGAGCTGTGGCGCTTGGAGGGGGAGCGGACGCTCGCTGCGTCCGCCGTGCCCGACGACGTCGACGCGCGGGGCGGTGCGCTGGCGGGACTGGCGTCCTCGACGGGGATCACCCCCGACGAGGGGGTGCGCCTCGTCGAGCTCGTCCTCGCCGACGGGCGCCCCCGGCTCCTCGCGTCCAGCGTCGACCTCCCCGCGCTCGTGGCCGCCGCGGACGCCCCGGTCGCGACGGCCGTGTCCCCCGACGTGGCGGGTGGCGCCGACGGCGGTCCCACGATCGAGCGGCTGGCGGCGATGTGGGCCGAGCTGCTCGGCGTGGCGCCCGGCCCCCACGACGACTTCTTCGACCTCGGCGGGCACTCGCTCCTCGCCATCCGGCTCGTGGCCCGGCTCGGTCGCGCCTTCGGCGTCGACATGGCGCTCACCGACGTGCTCGCAGCCCCCACGTTGTCCGAGATGGCGGCCTTCGTGGACGCGCACAGCAAGGTGCCGTCGACGGCACGCAGCCCGATCGTGCCGATCGCCGAGGGCGGTGCGGGCACGCCGCTCGTCATCGTGCACGGGGCCGGCGGGAGCGTCGTCTTCCTCTGGTCGCTCGCACGGGCGCTCGCCGACGAGCGTCCGGTTCTCGGCATCCAGGCCGTCGGCGTCGACGGGCAGGAGGAGCCCGATCCCAGCATCGACGCCATGGCCGACCGGTACGCCGCCGCCCTGCAGGCCACCCTCCCCGGCCCGTACCTGCTCGGCGGCTACTCCGGTGGGGGGCTCGTCGCGCTGGAGGTCGCCAACCGCCTGCGCGACCTCGGTGCCGAGGTCCCCAGGGTGGTGCTCTTCGACAGCGTGCCGCCGGGGTGCGCCTCGCCCCGCCGGCGCGAGCGCGTCCGCAACGTGCTGCGGCACCTCGCCGCGGGCCGCGTCCGGGGCGTCGCCCCCTATCTGACCACCCTCATCCGCCACGGCTTCCGCATGCCACCGGTCCTCGATCCCGACCTCGACGGCAGCCACGTCAACCTCTTCGACCACTTCTCCGCCGTCGCCGAGCAGCACCGCCTCGGCAGCTACCCCGTGGACGTCACGCTGCTGAAGGCCGACCAGGTGTGGCCCATCCAGCCGCACGACTACTACTGGACGGGCCACATCACCGGCGACCTGGACGTCGTATCGGTGCCCGGCGACCACTTCTCGATGTTCTCGCCCGGGCGCGTCCCCCAGCTCGCCGCCGAGGTCCGCCGGGCGCTGCGCGGCCTCTGA
- a CDS encoding MupA/Atu3671 family FMN-dependent luciferase-like monooxygenase: MGPTRRLTVAMVGDESLALQCALVARAAGDDVVAVATASAALRTDAEAAGLTVVEPSALADALAERPVDVLLSVANERVLPDEVLAGARHAVNFHDGPLPELAGLGVTTWAIHDGRTEHAVTWHRMTSDVDAGEILLEERFPIGADDSALSLNARCYEAGLATFPRLLDLLREDPAPRSGPGAPHRFVGRQERPLVWIDPAVPAVDLARRVRALDLGPRIRNRLGVARWWTGRGALVVGGARALESSGAAPGAVVSVDADGVRLATVEGDLLVTSLLHPHGEPATPEELAALGIVADITTVEAPPTSVRDALSAADPQLARHETHWIARLHRVDPDLPPHLATVGADGTRTFAEVVVPRDVPAEAIVLAVVHWWSGVNGGDATFALADAARGDVAPLLRDPVGAWDRRPDATIADERRRIRAELDDLRRRGGILADLVGREPTLRGRMPVPPLRLAVDVADEEEHAASPGVTVEVADGVLVLHVPGTLTPAWERVAGQLHALVRAVHDGAGRIADLPSLSADERDVLARLNDTARDHDRTATVDGAFRARVAATPDAPAVTCGDQTLTYAALAARVDHLAARLAEAGASTGSLVGIAVPRGIDLVTAVLAAMATGAAYVPLDPDYPEERLRFMVEDADLAVVVAERTTADRLGVEGRPVVDPTDGGVPRGPAPTSPHTADDVAYVIYTSGSTGRPKGVVLEHRNVTNFFAGMDDVIDHDPPGTWLAVTSLSFDISVLELLWTLTRGFHVVVQRQGIAAAAGAARRATARRVPTWSLFYFAAGHEQAAEGYRLLLESARFADAHGFEAVWLPERHFHDFGGAYPNPSVAAAAVAAVTERVHIRAGSVVLPLHASARVAEEWAFVDNLSHGRVGISFAPGWQPRDFVLNPASHGTARADLPRRIDEVRALWRGDALELPGPDGEPIAVSTLPRPVQSELPTWLTSAGTTATFEQAGRAGHNLLTHLLGQSIEQLATNVDVYRRAWREAGHPGDGHVTLMLHTHLDPDGAAARARAEGPMRAYLSSATGLIKNMASAFPTFANAGADADEAFRSLSPEEMDQLLTMATERYMETSGMFGTPEDAAALAVAVAEAGADEVACLIDFGVATDDVLGSLAHIDAARRLVLAGAVGPAEADDDESVAALVARHDVTHLQCTPSLAEILLADPDDRAALGRVRHLMVGGEALSEKVADELRRTVPGRLTNMYGPTETTIWSLVHEVEGPSDGAVPIGRPIANTTVHVLDPDGTPLPLGALGELHIGGEGVARGYLGRPELTAERFVDRGGLGRTYATGDLASIDGDGVVRFAGRADFQVKIRGHRIELGEIEAVLDAHPAVDRAIVVIRGEGADARLVAFVKPAAGQEADVPALLAEARRSLPAIMVPDAVGVVDDMPLTPNGKIDRAALPDAPADLDAPLAPEDVPVDDMEALVAEAWSSRLHRPVGRSVNVFDLGGNSLLAVAVFRHLQEATRLPLVLTDLFRHPTVAALGAHLHGLASGGAAVDDAAPATPTGADRGARRRQARAGRRGGG, encoded by the coding sequence GTGGGGCCGACACGACGGTTGACGGTGGCGATGGTCGGCGACGAGTCGCTCGCGCTGCAGTGCGCCCTCGTCGCCCGCGCCGCCGGCGACGACGTCGTCGCCGTGGCCACCGCGTCCGCCGCGCTGCGCACCGATGCGGAGGCCGCGGGCCTCACCGTCGTCGAACCGTCCGCGCTCGCGGACGCGCTGGCCGAGCGTCCCGTCGACGTGCTCCTCAGCGTGGCCAACGAGCGGGTGCTCCCCGACGAGGTCCTCGCCGGCGCTCGCCACGCCGTGAACTTCCACGACGGACCGCTGCCGGAGCTCGCGGGCCTCGGGGTCACCACGTGGGCGATCCACGACGGCCGGACGGAGCACGCCGTCACCTGGCACCGCATGACCTCCGACGTCGACGCCGGCGAGATCCTCCTCGAGGAGCGCTTCCCGATCGGTGCCGACGACTCCGCGCTCTCGCTCAACGCCCGGTGCTACGAGGCGGGCCTGGCCACGTTCCCCCGCCTGCTCGACCTGCTCCGGGAGGATCCCGCCCCACGCTCGGGTCCCGGGGCGCCGCACCGCTTCGTCGGTCGCCAGGAGCGCCCGCTCGTGTGGATCGACCCGGCCGTGCCCGCGGTGGATCTGGCTCGCCGCGTCCGAGCCCTGGACCTCGGCCCGCGCATCCGCAACCGGCTGGGCGTCGCGCGCTGGTGGACGGGACGCGGGGCGCTCGTGGTCGGGGGCGCCCGTGCGCTGGAGTCGTCGGGCGCGGCTCCCGGGGCGGTCGTGTCGGTCGACGCCGACGGCGTCCGCCTGGCCACGGTCGAGGGCGACCTGCTCGTCACGAGCCTCCTGCACCCCCACGGTGAGCCGGCCACACCCGAGGAGCTGGCGGCGCTCGGGATCGTCGCCGACATCACCACCGTCGAGGCGCCGCCGACGTCCGTGCGGGATGCGCTGTCCGCCGCCGATCCGCAGCTCGCCCGGCACGAGACGCACTGGATCGCCCGCCTGCACCGCGTCGATCCGGACCTGCCGCCGCACCTCGCCACCGTCGGCGCCGACGGGACACGGACGTTCGCCGAGGTCGTGGTGCCGCGTGACGTCCCGGCCGAGGCGATCGTGCTCGCGGTCGTCCACTGGTGGTCCGGCGTGAACGGCGGCGACGCCACCTTCGCCCTCGCCGACGCGGCCCGAGGCGACGTCGCGCCGCTGCTCCGGGATCCCGTCGGGGCCTGGGACCGCCGGCCCGACGCGACCATCGCCGACGAGCGGCGGCGGATCCGGGCGGAGCTCGACGACCTCCGGCGTCGCGGCGGCATCCTCGCCGACCTCGTCGGTCGTGAGCCGACGCTCCGTGGCCGCATGCCCGTGCCGCCCCTCCGCCTCGCGGTCGACGTCGCCGACGAGGAGGAGCATGCGGCCTCGCCCGGCGTCACCGTCGAGGTCGCCGACGGGGTCCTCGTCCTCCACGTGCCCGGCACCCTCACGCCGGCGTGGGAGCGTGTCGCCGGGCAGCTCCACGCCCTCGTCCGGGCCGTTCACGACGGCGCCGGGCGCATCGCCGACCTCCCCTCCCTCTCCGCCGACGAGCGGGACGTCCTGGCCCGGCTCAACGACACCGCACGGGACCACGACCGCACGGCCACCGTCGACGGTGCGTTCCGCGCTCGAGTCGCGGCCACCCCTGACGCCCCGGCGGTGACCTGCGGGGACCAGACGCTCACCTACGCCGCGCTGGCGGCGCGCGTCGACCACCTGGCGGCGCGCCTGGCCGAGGCCGGCGCGTCCACCGGGTCGCTCGTGGGCATCGCGGTGCCGCGCGGGATCGACCTCGTCACCGCCGTGCTGGCCGCGATGGCCACCGGGGCCGCCTACGTCCCCCTCGACCCGGACTACCCGGAGGAGCGGCTGCGCTTCATGGTCGAGGACGCCGACCTCGCCGTCGTCGTCGCCGAACGCACCACCGCCGACCGGCTGGGCGTCGAGGGCCGGCCCGTCGTCGACCCCACGGACGGCGGCGTCCCGCGCGGGCCCGCGCCGACGTCGCCCCACACCGCGGACGACGTCGCCTACGTCATCTACACGTCGGGGTCCACCGGCCGGCCGAAGGGCGTCGTCCTCGAGCACCGCAACGTCACGAACTTCTTCGCCGGCATGGACGACGTGATCGACCACGACCCGCCGGGCACGTGGCTCGCGGTCACCAGCCTGTCGTTCGACATCTCGGTCCTCGAGCTGCTGTGGACGCTGACCCGCGGGTTCCACGTCGTCGTCCAGCGGCAAGGGATCGCCGCAGCGGCCGGTGCGGCGCGACGGGCGACGGCGCGGCGCGTCCCCACCTGGAGCCTCTTCTACTTCGCCGCCGGCCACGAGCAGGCGGCCGAGGGCTACCGGCTGCTGCTCGAGAGCGCCCGATTCGCCGACGCACACGGGTTCGAGGCCGTCTGGCTCCCCGAGCGGCACTTCCACGACTTCGGCGGGGCGTACCCCAACCCGAGCGTTGCCGCAGCCGCCGTCGCGGCCGTCACCGAGCGGGTCCACATCCGGGCCGGCAGCGTGGTGCTCCCGCTCCACGCCAGCGCCCGCGTGGCCGAGGAGTGGGCGTTCGTCGACAACCTGTCCCACGGGCGGGTGGGCATCTCGTTCGCCCCCGGCTGGCAGCCGCGCGACTTCGTCCTCAACCCCGCGTCCCACGGCACGGCCCGCGCCGACCTGCCGCGCCGCATCGACGAGGTCCGGGCCCTGTGGCGGGGCGACGCCCTGGAGCTGCCCGGCCCCGACGGGGAGCCGATCGCCGTTTCCACGCTGCCGCGGCCCGTGCAGTCGGAGCTTCCGACCTGGCTGACGTCGGCCGGTACGACGGCCACGTTCGAGCAGGCCGGTCGCGCCGGTCACAACCTGCTCACCCACCTGCTCGGCCAGTCGATCGAGCAGCTCGCGACCAACGTCGACGTCTACCGGCGGGCCTGGCGCGAGGCCGGGCACCCGGGCGACGGCCACGTCACCCTGATGCTGCACACCCACCTCGACCCCGACGGGGCGGCCGCCCGCGCCCGGGCCGAGGGGCCGATGCGCGCGTACCTGTCGAGCGCCACCGGGCTCATCAAGAACATGGCATCGGCCTTCCCCACCTTCGCCAACGCCGGCGCCGACGCCGACGAGGCCTTCCGATCGCTCTCGCCCGAGGAGATGGACCAGCTCCTCACGATGGCCACCGAGCGCTACATGGAGACGAGCGGGATGTTCGGCACGCCCGAGGATGCCGCAGCGCTCGCCGTCGCCGTCGCGGAGGCCGGTGCCGACGAGGTCGCGTGCCTGATCGACTTCGGCGTCGCCACCGACGACGTCCTCGGATCGCTGGCCCACATCGACGCCGCCCGACGCCTGGTGCTCGCCGGTGCCGTCGGCCCCGCGGAGGCCGACGACGACGAGTCGGTCGCCGCGCTCGTCGCTCGCCACGACGTCACCCACCTGCAGTGCACGCCCTCGCTGGCCGAGATCCTCCTCGCCGACCCCGACGACCGGGCGGCGCTGGGCCGCGTCCGGCACCTGATGGTGGGCGGCGAGGCGTTGAGCGAGAAGGTGGCGGACGAGCTCCGTCGCACCGTGCCCGGTCGCCTCACGAACATGTACGGACCGACCGAGACCACGATCTGGTCCCTGGTGCACGAGGTCGAGGGCCCGTCGGACGGCGCCGTGCCCATCGGGCGCCCGATCGCCAACACCACGGTGCACGTCCTCGACCCCGACGGGACCCCGCTGCCCCTCGGCGCGCTCGGCGAGCTGCACATCGGTGGCGAGGGCGTCGCCCGCGGCTACCTGGGACGCCCGGAGCTGACCGCCGAGCGGTTCGTCGACCGCGGCGGCCTCGGGCGGACCTACGCCACCGGGGACCTGGCGAGCATCGACGGCGACGGCGTCGTGCGGTTCGCCGGTCGGGCCGACTTCCAGGTGAAGATCCGCGGTCACCGCATCGAGCTCGGCGAGATCGAGGCGGTCCTCGACGCGCACCCGGCGGTCGACCGGGCGATCGTCGTCATCCGAGGGGAGGGTGCAGACGCTCGGCTCGTCGCCTTCGTGAAGCCGGCGGCCGGGCAGGAGGCCGACGTCCCGGCGCTGCTCGCCGAGGCCCGTCGGTCGCTGCCCGCCATCATGGTCCCCGACGCCGTCGGCGTGGTCGACGACATGCCGCTGACGCCGAACGGCAAGATCGACCGGGCGGCGCTGCCCGACGCGCCAGCCGATCTGGATGCGCCGCTCGCCCCGGAGGACGTGCCGGTCGACGACATGGAGGCGCTGGTCGCCGAGGCGTGGTCGTCGCGGCTGCACCGTCCGGTCGGGCGGTCGGTCAACGTGTTCGACCTCGGTGGCAACTCCCTGCTCGCCGTCGCCGTGTTCCGCCACCTGCAGGAGGCGACGCGGCTGCCGCTCGTGCTCACCGACCTGTTCCGTCACCCCACGGTGGCCGCGCTGGGCGCGCACCTCCACGGCCTGGCGTCGGGCGGGGCGGCCGTCGACGACGCCGCACCTGCGACGCCGACGGGAGCCGATCGCGGGGCGCGGCGTCGCCAGGCGCGAGCCGGTCGACGAGGCGGCGGATGA